TCGAAGACCTGCTCTTCGCCGAGCGCGTTGCCAAGTTCGTCAAGTCCAACGCCATTGTCTTCTGTGGCGGCGGCATGACCCTCGGCGTCGGTGCCGGCCAGATGAGCCGCGTCGATTCGACCAAGATCGCCAGCATCAAGGCCCAGCACGCCGGCCTCGACCTGAACGGCTCGGTCGTCGCCTCGGATGCCTTCTTCCCGTTCCGCGACGGCGTCGACGTTCTGGCGGCGGCCGGTGCCAAGGCGGTGATTCAGCCGGGTGGCTCGATGCGCGACGACGAAGTCATCGCGGCAGCCGACGAGCATGGCCTGGCCATGGTGTTCACCGGTGCGCGTCACTTCCGCCACTAAAAGCAGTCTGGATGGTTAGGGCGCGCACAGCGGCTAAACGTCCAGACCAATCACCAGATACTTGATGAAACACGTCATCGTCCTGTTGATACTTGCAGCACTGGCTTGGCACGGCTACGGCAAATATCAGCTGGCGACGGCACGAACGCTGGCAGCGGGGAGCCCAACAGCCCTCGCCGACCTGCCAGGGGAACGACCGCAAAGCCGGCCCGAGCGACCGGCCAGTGTGAACTACCATTGCGACGGACGAATTTACTGCTCGCAGATGAAATCCTGCGAAGAAGCAACCTGGTTCCTCAGAAACTGCCCGGGGACCAAGATGGACGGCAATAACGACGGCATCCCCTGCGAAAGACAGTGGTGCAACTAACAAGGAAACAGCCATGAAACTTCTAGTCATCGGTTCCGGCGGCCGCGAGCACGCCATGGCCTGGCGCCTGGCACAAACGCCCGGCCTGCAACGCGTCTTTGTCGCTCCCGGCAATGCCGGTACGGCGCGCGAGCACGAGTTGGAGAACGTCAACATAACCGATCCGGAAGCGCTGGCTGACTTCGCTGAACAGAACAAGGTGCACCTCACCGTGGTCGGACCGGAAGCCCCGCTGGCCGCCGGGGTGGTCAATACTTTCCGGGCCCGTGGCCTGAAAATCTTCGGGCCAACCAAGGAAGCTGCGCAGCTCGAATCCTCGAAGGATTTCGCCAAGCGCTTCATGGCCCGCCACAACATTCCGACCGCTGGCTTTGAAACCTTTTCCGAACCGGCTGCCGCCCATGCCTACATCGACAAGCAGGGTGCGCCTATCGTCATCAAGGCCGACGGCCTGGCCGCCGGCAAGGGCGTCGTGGTCGCCATGACCTTGCCGGAAGCCCACGCTGCCATCGACGACATGCTGTCCGGCAACAAGCTCGGCGACGCCGGTGCCCGCGTCGTCATTGAGGACTTCCTCGACGGCGAGGAAGCCAGCTTCATCGTCATGGTCGATGGCAAGAACGTCCTGGCCCTCGCCTCGAGCCAGGATCACAAACGAATTTTCGATGGCGATCAGGGCCCGAACACCGGTGGCATGGGCGCTTATTCGCCAGCCCCGTGCGTCACCCCGGAAGTTCACGCCAAGGCCATGCGCGAAATCATCCTGCCGACGGTGCGTGGCATGGCGGCCGACGGCATTCCCTTCTCCGGCTTCCTTTATGCCGGTCTGATGATTGGCAAGGATGGCTCGGTCAAGACCCTGGAATTCAATTGCCGCATGGGCGACCCGGAAACCCAGCCGATCCTCATGCGCCTCAAGTCCGATTTCGTCGATCTGCTCGAACACGGCATCGATGGCACGCTTGACCAGGTCGAAGCCGAATGGGATCGTCGCATCGCCCTCGGTGTCGTTCTCGCCGCGGCCAATTACCCCGACACCCCGAAAAAAGGTGATGTCATCCAGGGGCTGCCGGCTGGCAACAGTTTTGGCACCGACGCCCATGTCTTCCACGCCGGCACGGCCGAGCAGGATGGCAAGGTAGTCACCAATGGCGGCCGCGTCCTCTGCGTCACGGCCCTGGGTGAAAACGTCAAACTGGCCCAGAAGGCAGCCTACGAGGCGGCCGTACAGATCAGCTGGGATGGCATGCAGTACCGCAAGGACATTGGCTTCCGGGCCATTTCCCGCTAAGGCTCAGAGGCCATGCTGGCGACCCTGGGCAGCAGTCTGAAGGCGCGGATCGCCGTCGTTTCGGTATTGCTGTTTCTCGCCGGCATCAGCCTGATCACCTTCTTTGCGACGCGCATCCTGCATGACGACATGCAGGCCATGCTCTCCAATCGGCAGATGACCGGCGTCAGCTATATTGCGCGCGACATTGACGCCAAGTTGACGCTGCGTCAGGAGAGCCTCAAACGGGTTGCCCTGAACATGCCGCCAGCCCTGTTCACCGACCCCCCGGCGATGCAGCAATGGCTGGAGGACCGCAAGGCCATCCACACCCTGTTCACCATCGGGCTGATGGTTGTGCCGGCTGATGGCGGCCCGACGATCGGCGACGCTCCGCGCCTGAAAACCCGCCCAAAATCGTTTGTTGATCGCGACTGGTATATCGCTGCAACCAGTACCGGCCGCCCGGTCATCAGCAAGCCGCTGATCGCCCGGGCCACGGGCGAGCCGGCACTGGTCATCGCCATCCCCGTATTTGATAACGACAAGAAGCTGCTCGGCATTCTGGCCGGTGTGACCCCGCTCGCGGCGCCCGGTTTTCTCGACCTGATCCACGGCACCAGCCCTGGTAAACATGGCAGCTACCAACTCGTTTCGCCGCAGCATCGCCTCTTCGTTATTACCTCGGATGCCAGCAAGGCAGTCACCCCTATCCCCGCCGCCGGCGACGACCCGATAATTGATGCGGCGATCAAGGGCCAGCGCGGCATCAAAATCATCCGCAACGCAGCACTCCAGGATGAACTGATTGCCACGGCCGAGGTACCGCGCGCCAACTGGCTTCTCGTGGCCCGACAGCCGACCGACGAGGCCTTCGAGCCAGTGTCAAACTCCCTGCGCAACACCCTGCTGATTACCGCCCTGCTCTCCCTGCCCAGCATCATCATTCTGCTCTGGGTACTGAACCGCCTGCTCCAACCGATCGCCCAACTGGCCCGCGAGCTTCACGACATGGCCGACGGGACGCGCCCGATGCAACCAGTGGCAACCCATACGGCTGACGAAGTGGCCGACGTCGCCCTCAGCTTCAATCGCTTGCAGGAACGCCTCCGGTCCCAGGAGCAGCGCCTGGCCGAGATGGCTCACCACGACATGCTGACCGGCTTGCCCAACCGGCGGATGATCGACCAGCGCCTGGACATCGAGTTGCACCGGATACAGCGTAACCAGCTTGGTCTGGCCCTGCTCTTCCTTGATCTTGATCGCTTCAAGCCGGTCAATGACACTCACGGGCACGCCGTCGGTGACCTGGTTCTGGCCGAAATCGCCGGCCGCCTTACGCGTGCCGTCCGCGATGTCGATACCGTCGCCCGCCTCGGCGGCGACGAATTCCTGATCTTGCTCACCGACACCGAAAAGCCGCAGGATGCCGCCGAACGGGTGGCCCAAAAATGTATTGCCGCACTTGCCGAAACAATCTCCATCAACAATCTGGAGATACATCTCGGGGTTTCCATCGGCATTGCCACCTGCAGCAGCGAACAAGCCGCAACAATGACCGTCAAACAACTGGTCAGCCAGGCTGACACTGCCATGTACCAGGCCAAGGCCGAAGGCCGAAACCGCTACGCCCTCCCCCCCACCACAGACTCCTGAAAACGCCCCATGAGCATCGACACCGCCCAGCTAAAAACCTTTTTCACCGGCCTGCAAACCCGTATCGTGGCCGAACTCGAAGCGTTCGACGGACAGTCCTTCCGTACCGATAGCTGGGAACGCCCGGAAGGTGGCGGCGGCATTTCGCGACTGATCGAGGATGGCAGCTTCTTTGAGCGGGGCGGCGTCAATTTCTCACATGTCACCGGCCAGTCACTTCCGGCCTCGGCCACCGCTGTCCGTCCGCAACTGGCCGGCCGCGCCTGGGAGGCGATGGGCGTTTCCCTGGTCCTCCATCCGCGCAATCCCTATTGCCCGACAGCCCACATGAATGTCCGCTGCTTCGTCGCCCGCAAGGAAGGTGAAGAGGATGTCTGGTGGTTTGGCGGCGGCATGGACATGACCCCCTACTACGGCCAGCGTGACGATGTCGTCCATTTTCACCAGACCTGCAAGGATGCCCTGACCCCTTTTGGTGAGATGGTCTATCCGAAATACAAGAACTGGTGTGACGACTACTTCTTCCTCAAGCATCGCAACGAACCGCGCGGTGTCGGCGGCGTCTTCTTCGACGATCTCAATGAAGGCGGTTTCGAACGCTGTTTCGACCTCACCCAGGCCGTCGGCAATGCCTTCACCACGGCCTATCTGCCGGTGCTGGCCAAGCGCCGCGAGGTGCCTTACGGTGAACGTGAACGCGACTTCCAGGCTTATCGTCGGGGTCGTTACGTCGAATTCAATCTGGTCTGGGATCGCGGCACGCTATTCGGCCTGCAATCCGGTGGCCGTACCGAATCGATCCTGATGTCGCTACCGCCCATCGTCAAATGGCGCTACGACTGGCAGCCGGAAACCGGCACGCCGGAAGCAGAACTCTACGAGGTGTTCCTCAAGCCGCAGGACTGGGTGGTTTAGCGTTGTTGGCCGGCCATCGCTAGCGAAAAGCCAGCGACCAAACTACCGACTATCGAGCAGGGCGCTGGCCCGGTAATGCTTGTTGGCTTCTTCGGGGCGTTCCAGCTGATCGAATAGCCGGGCCAGTTCAAGATGGCCCTGCTGCGATGGGTGCACCGACAGGGAAGCTTCCAGATAGCTTTGCGCCTTGCCCCACAGTCGCTGGCGCAGGCACATGCGACCCAGGGCCTTGAGCAGGCGAGCATCGTCAGGATGGCGGCGCAGCCAGCCCTCAGCCTTGGCGATACGGGCGGTCTGCTCGCTGTTGGCCAGACGACCATAAATGGCCGCCAGGTCGGGTTGCCATTCGTCGTCTTGGGCGGCATCAAGCACACTTTCAATCAGCTTCTGCGCCTCTGCCTCGGCCCCCAGACCAACCAGCGCACGTGCGGCGGCGAGCACCACGCGGCGACCGCGCTCATCGTCAGGCACGGTGCGCAGATAGCTGGTCAGCTTGCCCTGATCGGCCACCCGCCTGGCAATATTGCCGAGGTGAGCCTGGCTGAACACTTCGCGGACCACTTCAAGCGGCAGGGCATCACGCTTGACCAACTGACGTGCCAGCTTGAGGACGCCGTCCCAGTCACCCAGCCCCTGACGGGCCCGCAGTTCCAGGCGCAGGGCGGCAATATGACGCCCCTGCTTGCCCTGCAGCTTGTCGAGCGCGGCCAGCGCGGCATCGAAGCGCCGCTCCTCGTTGGCCATTTCGGCGTCAAGCATGAGTGTCGCCGCCTCGGTACGTGGATCGTCTGTCTTGGCATGCTCCAGCCAGTATTGCTGTTTTTCCGGCTCACGCATGCGTTGCGCCGCCCGTGCGGCAATCAGTGCCGACAGGCCAGGGGCCGTACCGGCGCCATGGGCCTCGGTCGCTTTTTTCATGGCCTGACCGAAACGCCCCTCGAAAAGCAGCCGGACAGCATCCTGGAAAACCAGGCCAGCGCTTTCCCGCTGCCGCTGCGCCCGGTATTCGCGCACCCGTTGCGGCAGGCCAAAGGTCACCGACAAGGCCCGAGCCGCAGCGTAAAGACCAGCGAACACGGAGAGCAGCACAAGGATGAAAAGATTCAGGGAAATCTCGACACGCCACGGTGCCAGTACCAGCAAAACATAACCATCGTTGGTACGGGCGCCGAGCGCGACTGCAACAGCCAGCCCGCACAGGGCAAGAATCCAGAGCAGCGCCTTCACCGCTTTTCCTTGCCCTGACGCAGCGACCGCAAGGCCGCCTGGCTATCGCCGAGGTTGGGCAGCTCGACATTGATCTCGGTGGCCGTCATCTGGCGTAGGGTGGTCTGCGCCGTCTGAACTGCCTTGTCACCACCGTCGAAATGACGGCCCAGCAAATCGAGCGCCACTTTCACTTCGTTGCGGAAAGTTGCCTGATCGCGAGAAAAGAGGGCGAGTCGGGCATTGAGCAGGCGCAGCTTGAGATTTTCGCGGAGGAAGTAACCCTGACCCGGCGCCAGCAATACTGCATCATCGCGATCCATGCGCTGGATACGAACGAGGCCCTTCATTTCCTGCCAGATCGCTTCGCCGGTACGCTGCCACCACGGCAGGGAAGCCATTGCCGGATCGCTTTCAGGCATTTTTTCCGGGTGCACCGAGGAGACCAGCGGCAACTTGTCGATTCCAATGAGTACCTGCTCGAGGCGCAGGCTGATACCCGGCATATCGACGAACGGCAAGGCGTTGAGACGGGCCAGATCCTTGGCTAGCGCCTTGCGCAACGGCAGGTGCTGCGGACGGTCGAGGCGCGCCAGCTGCGCATCGGCTGTTTGCAGGGCGAGCACGGCGACCGGCAGGTTGCCTGCCAGCTGCAATTGCTGCCCGGCCAGCACGATGGCCTGTTCAACTTCAAGAAGCGTAATTTCTTCGCGGCTACGGGCAATATCCTGATAAAGCGCCTGCAAGCTCGCCGTCTGGGTCTGGAACTCGGCCAGTTTGCCATCGACCGCGCCGAGCCGGGCCTGCAGGGCCTCGATCTGCTCACGCGACTGCTTCTGGGCACCACGGTCTTCCTTGTTGCCGGTATCGAAGGCGGCCAGTTTGCCAGCCACTTCCTGCTGCACATCGAGCAGGCGATGGCGGGTTTCGAACCACTGCCAGGCAGCCAGCAGCAGCGCGGCAATGGCAACGAACAGCCAGGGACCAGTGCGCCTGGGGCGGGGCGCCGGGAGGTAAGTCATGGCTGACGGGGAGGAGTTTTCGTTTTCGGGCATCATGCCGGCCAATTATAAGCAACTAAGCCGGCGAGGATGCCGGCGTCGGCTGCTTCGGTGAGGAGAATGTTGCTTAAACCCAAAGCCAGGGCATTTTCGGCGATCCGGGCATGCGGAACGAACACGGGTGTGTTGTGCAGTAAGGCGCGGCCCTCGGCATCGAGCAAGTCGACCAGATAGCGCAGACCTTCACTGCTCGACACGGCCAGCGCATCGAGTCGGCCGGCCCGCCAGGCTGCCATCAGCGGCGTAGCACCTGTGGATGGCCCGGAGCGCTGATAAGCGGTGATGCAATCGACCGTCGCACCCCGCTGACGCAGCGTCTCGGCCAGAAGCTCGCGGCCGCCATCACCACGAAAGATGGCGATGCGCCGCCCGCCAACGCGCTCGGCGCTGAGTTCGGGCAAGGCAAGCAGGGCTTCGGAATCAAAACGCTCGGTCGGCGCGATGCAATCCATGACCCCGTGCGCCGCCAGCGTCTTGACGGTGCCTTGTCCGACCGCCGCGGGAATCAGCGATGCCGGCCAGGCTTTGTCCGCCAGCAAAACCGGTAGGGCATGTTCGACCGCATTCGGGCTGATGAACACGGCCAGCGCATAATCCTCTAACCGGGCAGCGGCTTCAACCAATGGCGCTGAATCAGCCGCCGGTGAAATCTCAAGCAAGGGGAAAATCAGCGCCGTACCACCGACCTTCGCTATCGCCTCGGCCAGCGGCGCGGCCTGCGCCTGTGGCCGGGTCACGACGATGGTTTTGCCAGCCAGAGGGCCGCCAAGGCTCATTCGACCCTACGCGTGGCAGGCCAGCTTGGCGAGGATGGCATCGGCGCCCTTGGCCCGGAGTTCGGATGCCAGTTGCAGGCCGAGCGCTTCATCATCAACCGGATTACCGCGCAGTTCGGCGCTGACCACTTCCTTGCCGTCAGCGGTAGCGACAAAGCCGCGCAGCCAGAGCTGGCCATTTTCGATGATGGCATAGCCACCCAGCGGCACCTGGCAACTGCCGCCCAGAGCGCGCGAGAAGGCGCGTTCGGCCTTGACGCAGTGAGCGGTCTCCGGGTCGTTAAGCGGGGCGACGACATCGGCCATATCGGCCGCACCATCGATCAGTTCGATCCCCAAAGCACCCTGGCCGGGGGCCGGCAGCGACTGTTCGGCAGTGAGCACCGACTTGATGCGGCTTTCCATGCCGAGGCGAATCAGACCGGCAGCGGCCAGGATGATCGCGTCGTATTCGCCGGCATCCAGCTTCTTGAGGCGGGTGTCGAGATTGCCGCGCAGGCTCTTGATAACGAGTTGCGGATACTTGGCGCGCAGAATGGATTCGCGGCGCAGGCTGGAGGTGCCGACAATGGCGCCGGCCGGCAGGTCATCCAGCGCGTTGTAGTTGTTCGAAACAAAGGCATCGCGGGGATTTTCGCGGGCCGAGATGGCGGCCAGCACAAAGCCTTCCGGCATCACCATGGGCACGTCCTTCATCGAATGCACGGCGAGGTGAGCCTTGCCTTCCTGCATGGCGACTTCGAGTTCCTTGATGAAGAGGCCCTTGCCACCGATTTCGGCAAGCGGGCGGTCAAGGATTTGATCACCCTTGGTGGTCATGCCGAGAATGACAACTTCCGTTCCCGGATTTAAACTCGATAAGCGTTCTCTGACATGCACCGCCTGCCACATGGCCAGACGGGATTCGCGGGAGGCAATGACAATCTTGGAAGGACGGGACATGAGCAGGCAATGGGCAGGGCTTTTGGGAGGGCTGATTCTAGCATGGCTGGCTGCTCCCGCCTTGGCTGCCACCGACCTCCCGGCAGCCGTAGACCTGCGCGCCGAAACGGCTCTGGCAGCGAAAGCGGGCGGCCCTCTGATCATCATCTACAGCCGCCAGGACTGCAAATACTGCGAAGCAGTCAAACGCGACTACCTCAAGCCGCTCGCCACCAACCTGCGCTTCCGTGACCGCGTGGTGATTCGCCAGATCAATCAGGATGGTGACGAACAGGCGCTTGCTGACTTCAAGGGGGCCGCCACGACGCATGCCCGGCTGGCCGCTGCGGAGAAAGTCAAACTGGTGCCGGTCGTTGCCTTTTACGGCCCGGACGGGCGGCAACTGGCCTCACCCATCGTCGGCGCCCGGCTACCGGATTTCTACCAGAGCTACCTTGAAGACGCCGTCGAGCAATCGGCCCGCGCCGTGAAAAAACCATGAGCGAAGCGATCAAACCTCCTGAGCAGCGTCCGGAACATCCGGATTTCTGGTGCAAACGCTTTGGCGAAGGTATCACCCCCTGGGATGCCGGCAAGGTTCCCGCCGCTTTTGCTGACTACATTGCTCGCCAGCCTGCCCCACTCAACACGCTGATCCCTGGCTGCGGCAGCGCCTGGGAGGCAGCCCATCTGGCCGAACTCGGCTGGCCGGTCACGGCCCTCGATTTCTCGCCGGCCGCCATCGAAACAGCCCGTCGTGTCCTGGGCCAAGCCAGTGTCGATCTCCTCTGCGCGGACTTCTTCACCTTTAGCCCGGCCCGCCCCATCGCGCTTATTTACGAACGCGCCTTTCTCTGCGCCCTGCCGCGCAAGCTCTGGGCCGAGTGGGGACAGCGCGTCGCCGACCTGCTGCCGGCGGGCGGCCGACTGGCCGGTTACTTTTTCCTTTGCGAGCAGCCCAAAGGGCCGCCATTCGGCATCCTGCCCACCCAACTCGAGGCCTTGCTGCAGGACAATTTCGAACGCATCGAAGACACCGAAGTCAGCGACTCCATACCGGTATTCGCCGGACGCGAACGCTGGCAGGTCTGGCGGCGGCGCTAAGCCCTCGGATTACAAGCCGACACAAAGTTACATTTTGTTTCAGGCGACAATGTCATCTACGCCTCATTGCAGCGCGTTATTCAGGCACTAATCACCAAGGAACGACCAGACATGAAACGTTTTTTCATCGCAGCGGCGATTGCTGCAGCCACCCTGAGCAGCGCCCCGGCCTCGGCCCAGATTTCGGTCAATATCGGCCAGCCGGGCTTCTACGGCCGGATCGACATTGGCGGCTTTGCCCCGCCGCCGCTGCTCTACCCGCAACCGATGATGATCCAGCCGGTGCCGATGAGCCGGCCGCCGCTTTATCTCCATGTCCCGCCCGGTCACGCCCGCGACTGGCGCAAGCACTGCCATCACTACAATGCCTGCGGCGAGCGCGTCTATTTCGTGCAGAACAACTGGTATGAACAAGAATACGCCCCGCGCTACCAGGAGCGCCACGGTCACCACGACCGGCATGAATACCGTGAAGAGCGGCGTGATGACCGCCGCGATTATCGGCGCGACTACCGCGAGGAATATCGCGGTGAAGACCGAGGTCGAGGCCGCGGCGAAGGTCATGAACACGGCCACGGTCGTGGCCGCGACTGACCGCATAGCCAGCAGGTTCATCATGGCCTGACAGGCCATGATGAACGGTTTGACGTATCATCGACAGCTTCCCCAGCAGCCTCGCCGATAAAATGAAAACCGATACGCCCCAGACCGTCTATCTCAAGGACTACACACCTCCCGCCTACCTGATCGACACGGTCGATCTCGACTTCAGCATCGAAACCGGCAGCACCACGGTCAGCACCAAACTGGCGATGCGCCGCAACCCGGCCGTAGCCGCCCAGCCGCTGGTCCTTGACGGTGATGAACTGACCACCTTGCGGGTAGCCGTCAACGGGAAAGAAACACCCTTTTCGGCCACCGCCAGCAGCCTGACCATCGCCGATCTGCCCGACGCTTTCACGCTGGAAACCGTCGTCCGCATCGACCCCGACCACAACACCAAGCTTCTCGGCCTCTTCCTCTCCCACGGCAGCTATTTCACCCAGTGCGAAGCGCAGGGTTTCCGCCGCATCACCTGGTTCCTCGACCGCCCGGACGTGATGTCCACCTATACCGTCACCCTCCATGCCGACAAGGCCACCCTGCCGATTCTGCTCGGCAACGGCAACCTCGATGCGGCTGGCGACGAAGCCGATGGCAGGCACTGGGCGCGCTGGGTCGATCCCTTCCGCAAGCCGAGCTATCTGTTCGCCGTCGTCGCCGGCAAACTCGACGGCCTGTTCGACACCTTCACGACCGCCTCGGGCCGCAGCGTCAAGCTGGCGCTTTACGTTGAACCGGGCAAGCTCGACCAGGCCCCGCACGCCATGGCCGCCCTCAAAAAATCGATGCGCTGGGATGAGGAACGCTTCGGCCTCGAATGCGACCTCGACCAGTACATGATCGTCGCCGTCGACGACTTCAACGCCGGCGCCATGGAGAACAAGGGCCTCAACATCTTCAGCACGAAATACGTGCTGGCGCGGGGCGATGTCGCCACCGACGTCGATTTCGAGAACATCGACCGCGTCGTCGCCCACGAATACTTCCACAACTGGACTGGCAACCGCGTTACCTGCCGCGACTGGTTCCAGCTTTCGCTCAAGGAAGGCCTGACCGTCTTCCGCGACCAGGAATTCGGTTTCGACGAGCACGATCCCTCGGTCGCACGCATCAGCGACGTGCGCGGCCTGCGCGCCGCCCAGTTCCCGGAAGACGGTGGCCCGATGGCGCACCCGGTACGCCCGTCCTCGTATATGGAAATCAGCAACTTCTACACCTCGACCGTCTACGAAAAGGGCGCCGAAGTTGTCCGCATGATCCAGACGCTGATCGGCCGCGACGGTTTCCGCCGGGGCATGGACGAATACTTCCGTCGCCACGACGGGCAGGCCGTCACCTGCGAGGATTTCGTCGCCGCCATGGCTGCCGCCTCGGGTTTTGACTTCACGCAATTCATGCGCTGGTACCAGCAGCCCGGTACGCCGCATGTCTCGGCTAGCGGAAAATTCGACCCGGACCGCCAGATTTACACCCTGCATCTCAAACAAAGCAACCCGCTGGCCAGCGATACCGCGCCTTACCTGATCCCGATCCGGGTCGCCCTCTTTGATGCCACAGGCCAACTGATTGCCGGCACCGAGAACACCCTGCTCCTGACCGAGAACGAGCAGGAATTCCACATCGAAGCCATCGCCAGCGAACCGATTCCCTCGCTGCTGCGCGATTTCTCGGCCCCGGTCATCCTCGATTTTCCCTACCGTCCCGAACAGCTGACCCGCCTGCTGGCCCATGAGAGCGACAGCTTCAACGCCTGGGAAGCCGGTCAGCGCCTCGCGTCGACCCTCATTCTCGACGCCACCGCCGCCATCGCCGCCGGCCAGCAGCCGACCTGGCCGGGTAGCTTCATCGACGCCGCCCGCCGCCTGCTGCAAACGCACGGCCAGCGGGGCGCCGCCTTCGTCGCCGAAGCCCTCAGCCTACCCGGCGAATCGACCCTGGCCGAAGCCCTCGCCGAGGTCGATCCGGTCGCCCTGCGCGCCGCCCGCAACGGCCTGCGCCGCCACATCGCCGAACAGCTCGAAGGCGAACTGACCGGCGTATATGCCGCCCTCGCCCCGACCCAGGCTTACACGCCGAGCAGCGCCGAAGCCGGCCGCCGAGCCCTGCGCAACGTCTGCCTCGGCTACCTGCTCGAACTCGACACCGCCGCCAACCGCCAGCTCGCCTTCCAGCAATTCAAAACGGCCGACAACATGACCGACCAGTTCGCCGCCCTGAGCGCCCTGGCCAATGTTGAAGCCGAGAACTGCGCCGAACGCGACAGCGCGCTGGCCGAGTTCTACGACCGCTGGCAAAACGAGTCGCTGGTCGTCGACAAATGGTTTGCCGTGCAGGCAAGCAGCCGCCGCCCCAACACCCTGGCTACCATCAAGGCACTGACCGCCCACCCGGCCTTCGACCTCGCCAAGCCGAACAAGGTCTAT
The DNA window shown above is from Dechloromonas sp. HYN0024 and carries:
- the pepN gene encoding aminopeptidase N → MKTDTPQTVYLKDYTPPAYLIDTVDLDFSIETGSTTVSTKLAMRRNPAVAAQPLVLDGDELTTLRVAVNGKETPFSATASSLTIADLPDAFTLETVVRIDPDHNTKLLGLFLSHGSYFTQCEAQGFRRITWFLDRPDVMSTYTVTLHADKATLPILLGNGNLDAAGDEADGRHWARWVDPFRKPSYLFAVVAGKLDGLFDTFTTASGRSVKLALYVEPGKLDQAPHAMAALKKSMRWDEERFGLECDLDQYMIVAVDDFNAGAMENKGLNIFSTKYVLARGDVATDVDFENIDRVVAHEYFHNWTGNRVTCRDWFQLSLKEGLTVFRDQEFGFDEHDPSVARISDVRGLRAAQFPEDGGPMAHPVRPSSYMEISNFYTSTVYEKGAEVVRMIQTLIGRDGFRRGMDEYFRRHDGQAVTCEDFVAAMAAASGFDFTQFMRWYQQPGTPHVSASGKFDPDRQIYTLHLKQSNPLASDTAPYLIPIRVALFDATGQLIAGTENTLLLTENEQEFHIEAIASEPIPSLLRDFSAPVILDFPYRPEQLTRLLAHESDSFNAWEAGQRLASTLILDATAAIAAGQQPTWPGSFIDAARRLLQTHGQRGAAFVAEALSLPGESTLAEALAEVDPVALRAARNGLRRHIAEQLEGELTGVYAALAPTQAYTPSSAEAGRRALRNVCLGYLLELDTAANRQLAFQQFKTADNMTDQFAALSALANVEAENCAERDSALAEFYDRWQNESLVVDKWFAVQASSRRPNTLATIKALTAHPAFDLAKPNKVYAVFRTLGGNLAHFHSAEGYAYMAEQVRAVDALNPQIASRLARAFDRWKKFDSERQRHAKAALESIRDHAGLSPDVFEVVSRALS
- a CDS encoding methyltransferase domain-containing protein gives rise to the protein MSEAIKPPEQRPEHPDFWCKRFGEGITPWDAGKVPAAFADYIARQPAPLNTLIPGCGSAWEAAHLAELGWPVTALDFSPAAIETARRVLGQASVDLLCADFFTFSPARPIALIYERAFLCALPRKLWAEWGQRVADLLPAGGRLAGYFFLCEQPKGPPFGILPTQLEALLQDNFERIEDTEVSDSIPVFAGRERWQVWRRR